The Treponema rectale genome includes a window with the following:
- a CDS encoding flavin reductase has product MDQKAMYSLSYGVFVLGTKSGDRINACITNTCFQTAAGPVRIAISVISQNLTCEMIKESGVFSLSVLDKSCTFDTIKNFGYSSGRSVDKFRDFKYEKDSNGCPYITEQVCAVLKCKVTASMELGSHTLFVAEVQDAKTISSLAPLTYAEYQKNVKPEKAGQSREHKKIIGWRCKICGYELMEEILPEDFICPMCGHPAEDFEPIYEQ; this is encoded by the coding sequence ATGGATCAGAAAGCAATGTATAGTCTTTCTTATGGTGTTTTTGTTTTAGGTACAAAAAGCGGTGACAGAATTAATGCCTGCATTACCAATACCTGTTTTCAGACAGCAGCAGGTCCGGTGAGAATTGCGATTTCTGTTATCAGTCAGAACCTTACCTGCGAAATGATAAAAGAAAGCGGCGTGTTTTCTCTGTCAGTTCTTGATAAGTCCTGTACTTTTGATACCATAAAAAATTTCGGATATTCCAGCGGCCGTTCCGTAGATAAATTTAGAGACTTTAAATACGAAAAAGACAGTAACGGCTGTCCATATATTACGGAACAGGTTTGTGCAGTCTTAAAGTGTAAAGTTACTGCATCTATGGAACTTGGAAGTCACACACTCTTTGTTGCAGAAGTTCAGGATGCAAAAACTATCAGCAGTCTTGCCCCTCTTACTTATGCTGAATATCAGAAGAACGTAAAGCCTGAAAAAGCCGGGCAGAGCAGGGAACATAAAAAAATAATCGGATGGCGCTGTAAAATATGCGGTTATGAACTTATGGAAGAAATACTGCCTGAAGACTTTATCTGTCCTATGTGCGGACATCCTGCCGAAGACTTTGAGCCTATTTATGAACAATAA
- a CDS encoding bifunctional diguanylate cyclase/phosphodiesterase, translating into MVENSGVKGRIKRFLKSCRCSSFVKDYLFTSNIRSAIFVSVIVAVIEVWMLIMMFSGVIEDSNNYTAAWLITHTIAYTVLLVSSIITLVYSVLFLKNKVSNKKIGSVIKLLFSIILILFGLYISYTSKDRGGQVFVFITVIIIVNCIFVWHPLVSFTALTVVFMIYMFLQNKLVPLSLSLKVNAFTTWLAFFVTALNSHHQQRVEAQKDEELNSLNLFLQKKSLIDDLTLLPNMNYFYKTVGEFIVDEKKSIDDMCFAFMDVENFKSYNEKYGFAAGTNFLKTVAQIINEVFYGEIIARFSDDHFVAFTDITKIKDKVAIVNERIQKKENLLQLEFKAGICKLKDRKDSPTLACDHARYACESSKKHFGRNIVEYDCKMDKLFNQKQYIINNIDSAIEKGFVKVYYQPVVWAATGKICGVEALARWEDPVFGFLSPAAFISVLEEYHLIHKLDLAVMEIACKDLKEALDTGFPAVPVSINFSRLDFELIDPAKELDCCITKYGLSKSYIHVEITESALSSNDEKLKTSLEVFHQNGNSLWLDDFGSGYSGLNVLKDYNFDLMKIDMAFLSGLSENNKAQSILTCIINLANQIGVQTLTEGVETQEAFDFLKSIGCLRLQGYLFGKPMPKEEFTSKVSSGFYQV; encoded by the coding sequence ATGGTTGAGAATTCAGGCGTTAAAGGGCGTATAAAAAGATTTCTCAAAAGCTGCAGATGTTCCTCATTTGTAAAGGATTATTTGTTTACGTCAAACATCAGGTCAGCAATATTTGTTTCTGTAATAGTAGCCGTTATAGAAGTCTGGATGCTTATAATGATGTTTTCCGGTGTAATAGAGGATTCTAACAATTATACCGCAGCATGGCTTATTACGCACACGATTGCTTATACAGTTCTTCTTGTAAGCTCTATAATAACGCTGGTATATTCTGTTCTCTTTCTAAAAAACAAAGTTTCCAATAAAAAAATCGGTTCCGTAATAAAACTGTTGTTTTCAATAATACTGATTCTCTTTGGATTATATATTTCATATACAAGTAAGGACCGGGGAGGCCAGGTTTTTGTATTTATAACTGTAATCATAATAGTAAACTGTATTTTTGTGTGGCATCCTCTGGTTTCTTTTACAGCCCTTACAGTTGTTTTTATGATATACATGTTTCTTCAGAATAAACTTGTTCCTCTTTCATTAAGTTTAAAAGTAAATGCCTTTACTACATGGCTTGCATTTTTTGTAACGGCATTGAATTCTCATCATCAGCAGAGAGTAGAAGCTCAGAAAGACGAAGAACTTAACAGTTTAAATTTATTTCTTCAAAAAAAATCCCTGATAGATGATCTGACTTTACTTCCTAATATGAATTATTTTTACAAAACCGTTGGGGAATTTATAGTTGATGAAAAGAAATCCATAGATGATATGTGTTTTGCCTTTATGGATGTGGAAAATTTTAAAAGCTATAACGAAAAATACGGCTTTGCAGCGGGAACAAACTTTTTAAAGACTGTAGCCCAGATTATAAATGAAGTTTTTTATGGAGAAATTATAGCTCGTTTTTCTGATGACCATTTTGTTGCTTTTACTGATATTACAAAAATAAAAGACAAGGTTGCCATAGTAAATGAAAGGATTCAAAAAAAAGAAAATCTTCTTCAGCTTGAATTTAAGGCGGGAATCTGCAAACTGAAAGACAGAAAAGATTCTCCGACGCTGGCCTGTGATCATGCCCGCTATGCCTGTGAATCCAGTAAAAAACATTTTGGCAGGAATATAGTTGAATACGACTGTAAAATGGATAAACTTTTTAATCAAAAACAGTACATAATAAACAATATTGATTCTGCAATAGAGAAGGGCTTTGTTAAGGTTTATTATCAGCCTGTGGTATGGGCTGCAACAGGAAAAATATGCGGGGTAGAAGCACTTGCCAGATGGGAAGACCCTGTATTCGGTTTTCTTTCTCCTGCTGCATTTATATCTGTTCTGGAAGAATACCATTTAATTCATAAACTTGATCTTGCCGTAATGGAAATTGCCTGCAAAGATTTAAAAGAAGCTCTGGATACAGGTTTCCCTGCAGTGCCGGTTTCAATTAATTTTTCAAGACTCGATTTTGAGCTTATTGACCCTGCAAAAGAACTGGACTGCTGCATAACAAAGTACGGACTTTCAAAGTCTTATATTCACGTAGAGATTACAGAAAGCGCCCTTTCTTCTAATGATGAAAAATTAAAGACTTCTCTTGAAGTATTTCATCAAAATGGAAATTCTCTCTGGCTTGATGATTTTGGTTCCGGTTATTCAGGATTGAATGTTTTAAAAGACTATAATTTTGATTTGATGAAAATAGACATGGCATTTCTTTCTGGTCTGTCAGAAAATAATAAAGCCCAGTCGATTCTTACCTGTATTATAAATCTTGCCAATCAGATTGGAGTGCAGACTTTAACAGAGGGGGTAGAAACGCAGGAAGCTTTTGACTTCTTAAAATCCATTGGCTGCCTGCGTCTCCAGGGTTATCTTTTTGGAAAACCGATGCCTAAAGAAGAGTTTACATCTAAAGTAAGCAGTGGTTTTTATCAGGTATAA
- a CDS encoding MATE family efflux transporter: MLTDKQDFTQGHIFSKLIAFMFPILLSLVLQSLYSAADMVIVGHFGTDAGISGVNVGGNVMNLFTMFLNSITMGVTVLMGQYIGAKRYEDVNKLIGNAVAFFLLLSLVLTVGIIIFARPLAVVMQTPEEAVDLTVQYIRICGGGFIFITFYNFISSMLRGMGDSSTPLVFVAIASIVNVIGDLILVAGFKMNVAGAAIATVAAQAVSVILSFVIIKKRKMSFGFHKKYFNFGSEVPRFVKLGLPLTVQGVLTNFSFLALCAFVNRLGLAASSGYGVAQKIQLFVMLIPAALMQSMAPFVSQNVGAGNEKRARAGMLCGQILGAGIGFVIMIGVFFFGDYLAMLFTSNRQFIARAFEFLRGFAPEAVVTCILFSYLGYFNGHSKSLFVMIQGLLQTFLLRLPVSYLMSIRPDASLTGIGAAAPLATVFGIILCFIYYKRMGRSLDRK; this comes from the coding sequence ATGTTAACGGATAAACAGGATTTTACTCAGGGACATATCTTTTCTAAGCTCATTGCGTTTATGTTTCCCATTTTACTTTCTCTTGTGCTTCAATCTCTGTACAGTGCTGCAGATATGGTTATTGTAGGTCATTTTGGGACTGATGCCGGAATCAGTGGTGTTAATGTCGGCGGAAACGTCATGAATCTTTTTACGATGTTCCTTAATTCAATAACTATGGGTGTTACTGTTTTGATGGGGCAGTATATCGGTGCAAAACGTTATGAAGATGTAAATAAGCTTATAGGCAATGCTGTTGCTTTTTTTCTTCTTCTGTCTCTTGTTCTTACTGTCGGTATCATAATCTTTGCCCGACCTCTTGCTGTCGTTATGCAGACACCAGAAGAAGCTGTTGACTTAACTGTTCAATATATAAGGATATGCGGCGGTGGTTTTATTTTTATAACTTTCTATAATTTTATAAGTTCCATGCTTCGGGGAATGGGAGATTCTTCTACACCGCTGGTTTTTGTAGCCATTGCAAGTATTGTCAACGTCATCGGAGACCTTATTCTTGTTGCAGGATTTAAGATGAATGTAGCCGGTGCTGCTATTGCTACGGTTGCTGCACAGGCTGTAAGCGTCATTCTTTCTTTTGTCATCATAAAGAAGAGAAAGATGTCTTTTGGTTTTCATAAAAAATATTTTAATTTTGGAAGTGAAGTCCCTCGTTTTGTAAAGTTAGGCCTTCCGCTTACTGTACAGGGCGTCCTTACAAATTTTAGTTTTCTTGCATTGTGTGCTTTTGTAAACAGACTTGGTCTTGCTGCTTCTTCAGGCTACGGCGTTGCACAGAAAATACAGCTGTTTGTAATGCTCATACCGGCTGCCCTCATGCAGAGTATGGCTCCTTTTGTTTCTCAGAATGTGGGTGCCGGAAATGAAAAGCGGGCACGAGCAGGAATGCTTTGCGGCCAGATTTTGGGAGCAGGAATCGGTTTTGTAATTATGATAGGGGTATTCTTTTTTGGAGATTATCTTGCAATGCTCTTTACTTCAAACAGACAATTTATTGCTCGTGCTTTTGAGTTTTTAAGAGGTTTTGCACCTGAAGCTGTCGTAACTTGCATTCTGTTCAGTTATCTGGGGTATTTTAACGGACATTCAAAGTCACTCTTTGTAATGATTCAGGGATTGTTGCAGACGTTTCTTTTAAGGCTTCCTGTTTCTTATTTAATGAGTATACGTCCTGATGCAAGCCTTACCGGAATTGGCGCTGCGGCTCCTCTTGCAACCGTGTTTGGTATAATCCTCTGCTTTATCTACTATAAGCGGATGGGCCGTTCTCTGGACAGAAAATAA
- a CDS encoding methyl-accepting chemotaxis protein codes for MKTSGKFSVFAFIAFFIIGLGIVSFSAINLFRKNADEQLQQMKYEKTLEMEKGLLPEKKLAIQMAQSPAIIDYMKNPEDEAVRELAFRDFSSFQTSYSSHRTFWISDEDLKYYSNMEFIYDLDKRDPSSSWYQATINANLPFQFYVDYDLGLKKTFMWINVLVYDEHHSVRGITGTGVELNDFVLSMYETLDKETTMYMYNGSGEVSASPDIRDLEKKIQITSLMPELKEAENLFTHEEKTFSTMSGEYFIAPVESLGWHLVLFIPFTPQAFLKNALVPFAILVIIMVILFIGYTMNSLFKPLDEINETVKNIISSEANLTRRLNTNIHTPFASIHKLVNNFNTFMEKLQSMMQTIKASGSNLNVVSGSVKESVASVSNSMTNIRLSINSVQEQIKKQSEGFNETSTVVKDVASSISTVNTMIDSQTKSIQESSSAVSQLVNGIEKITTSMESMSVSFDTLDKEAQNGISKQQKVDERISQIEEQSQMLQEANMAIASIAEQTNLLAMNAAIEAAHAGEAGKGFAVVADEIRKLSETSSGQSKTIGVQLKNIQDSIEEIVAASQESSTAFAGVSGRIQETDRLVKSVRSSLEEQTEESRSVISSLNEMDKNTEDVRKASLKMAEGSSHILEEMKNLQNSVDAVSDSMAAMSENAQSVVKSGMQLDHCIENLNTNVAQLDSDTGRFKTE; via the coding sequence ATGAAAACCTCTGGAAAATTTTCTGTTTTTGCTTTCATTGCCTTCTTTATCATCGGGCTGGGAATAGTTTCTTTTTCTGCAATCAACCTGTTTAGAAAAAATGCTGATGAACAGCTGCAGCAGATGAAGTATGAAAAAACCCTTGAGATGGAAAAAGGCCTGCTGCCAGAGAAAAAACTGGCAATTCAGATGGCACAGTCACCGGCAATCATTGATTACATGAAAAATCCGGAAGATGAAGCTGTTCGGGAACTGGCATTCAGAGATTTCAGCAGTTTTCAGACTTCCTACAGTTCTCACAGAACTTTCTGGATATCTGATGAAGATTTAAAATACTATTCCAATATGGAATTCATATACGATCTTGATAAAAGGGATCCGTCAAGCTCATGGTACCAGGCAACCATTAATGCAAACCTTCCTTTCCAGTTTTATGTTGATTATGACCTTGGACTTAAAAAAACTTTCATGTGGATAAATGTCTTAGTTTATGATGAACACCACTCTGTAAGAGGAATCACGGGAACCGGTGTTGAACTGAATGACTTTGTTCTTTCGATGTATGAAACGCTTGATAAAGAAACCACAATGTACATGTACAACGGCAGCGGTGAAGTTTCCGCTTCTCCTGATATCAGAGACCTTGAAAAGAAAATACAGATTACTTCCCTTATGCCAGAACTTAAAGAAGCAGAAAATCTTTTTACTCACGAAGAAAAAACATTTTCTACCATGTCAGGCGAATATTTTATTGCACCAGTTGAATCTTTAGGCTGGCATCTCGTTCTGTTCATTCCATTTACACCACAGGCATTTTTAAAGAATGCCCTGGTTCCGTTTGCAATACTCGTAATCATTATGGTAATCCTTTTTATAGGATATACAATGAACAGTCTCTTTAAGCCTCTGGATGAAATCAACGAGACCGTAAAAAATATTATTTCTTCCGAAGCAAATCTTACTCGCCGCCTTAATACTAACATTCATACCCCATTTGCATCGATTCATAAACTTGTAAACAACTTCAATACCTTCATGGAAAAATTACAGTCCATGATGCAGACAATAAAAGCTTCAGGCTCAAATCTGAATGTTGTCTCCGGCAGTGTAAAAGAAAGCGTTGCTTCCGTATCAAATTCAATGACAAACATCCGTCTGAGTATCAACAGCGTTCAGGAACAGATAAAAAAGCAGTCAGAGGGCTTTAACGAAACATCAACTGTTGTAAAAGACGTAGCTTCAAGTATTTCGACGGTAAATACAATGATTGATTCCCAGACAAAAAGTATTCAGGAATCTTCTTCTGCTGTCAGCCAGCTGGTAAACGGCATCGAAAAAATAACTACTTCAATGGAAAGCATGTCTGTCTCTTTTGACACTCTTGATAAAGAAGCCCAGAACGGAATTTCTAAACAGCAGAAAGTTGACGAAAGAATTTCTCAGATTGAAGAACAGTCGCAGATGCTTCAGGAAGCTAACATGGCTATTGCCTCAATTGCAGAACAAACCAATCTTCTTGCCATGAACGCAGCCATAGAAGCAGCCCATGCAGGAGAAGCCGGTAAAGGGTTTGCTGTAGTAGCTGATGAAATCCGCAAGCTTTCCGAAACCTCATCAGGTCAGTCAAAAACAATCGGAGTCCAGCTTAAAAACATTCAGGACAGCATTGAAGAAATTGTTGCAGCTTCCCAGGAATCAAGTACTGCTTTTGCTGGAGTTTCCGGAAGAATTCAAGAAACAGACCGCCTTGTAAAATCTGTCCGCAGTTCTCTTGAAGAACAGACAGAAGAATCCCGCAGTGTAATATCTTCACTGAATGAAATGGATAAAAATACAGAAGACGTAAGAAAAGCATCACTTAAAATGGCAGAAGGAAGTTCCCATATCCTGGAAGAAATGAAAAACCTTCAAAACTCTGTAGATGCCGTCAGCGACAGCATGGCAGCAATGTCAGAAAACGCACAGAGTGTCGTAAAAAGCGGAATGCAGCTGGATCACTGTATCGAAAATCTGAATACAAACGTTGCACAGCTTGATTCTGATACAGGAAGATTCAAAACAGAATAA